The nucleotide window GGTCCGAAATACATATATCTATCCGCCGCAAGGCTCGATGAAAATCGTCGGGGATATAATCGCCTTCACATCCGAAAATATGCCCAAATTCAACAGCGTTTCCATCTCCGGCTATCATATGCAGGAAGCGGGAGCTACGGCTGATCTCGAAATGGCCTACACCCTTGCCGACGGCCTCGAATATGTCCGTACCGGATTGGCGGCCGGTTTGACCATCGATGAATTCGCCCCGCGCTTATCGTTTTTCTGGGCCATCGGAAAAAATTATTTCATGGAAGTGGCCAAGATGCGAGCGGCGCGGATGCTCTGGGCCAAACTCATAAAACAATTTAATCCCCAAAATCCAAAATCAATGATGCTCCGCACCCACTGCCAGACATCCGGCTGGAGCCTGACCGCCCAGGATCCGTTTAATAATATTGCTCGCACCTGCATCGAAGCTATGGCCGCGGCCCTGGGGCACACGCAATCACTGCATACCAACGCTCTCGATGAAGCCATCGCCCTTCCAACCGACTTCAGCGCCCGTATTGCCCGCAATACTCAGCTCTATCTTCAAGAAGAAACGGGAATATGCGATGTTATTGACCCCTGGGGCGGTTCTTATTATGTCGAATCATTGACCGATGGACTGGCCCGTAAGGCCTGGAATCATATTCAGGAAGTTGAAGAGCTGGGCGGAATGACGAAAGCTATCGAAAGCGGCCTGCCCAAAAGGCGCATCGAGGAGGCCGCCGCTCGTCGTCAGGCCCGGATCGATTCCGGCGAAGAAATTATAATCGGCGTCAATAAATATCAGCCCGAACATGAAACTTCAGTTGACATTCTTGAAGTGGACAATCAAATTGTACGTAAGCAGCAAATTGAACGCTTAAAAGAACTTCGAGCCAATCGTGATGATATCGCGGTCGAACAGACGCTAAAAGCTCTGACCGCCTGCGCCGAATCCGGCCAAGGGAATCTGCTTGATTTATCGATCAAGGCCGCTCGAGTACAATGCACCCTGGGCGAAATAAGCTCCGCCATTGAAAAGGTTTGGGGTCGTCATAAAGCGAAGCATAATATCATCTCGGGCGTCTATAAAAATGAATTTAAGGGGAACGAAGCCATCGACGAAGTTCGTAAATTATCGGATGAATTCGCGGTCCGGGAAGGACGGCGGCCGCGGATACTGATTGCCAAGATGGGACAGGATGGGCATGACCGGGGCGCCAAAGTAATCGCGACGGCTCTGGCCGATCTTGGATTTGATGTCGATATCGGACCGTTATTTCAGACTCCGAAGGAGACAGCCCTTCAGGCGGCAGAAAACGACGTGCATATTATCGGCATGAGTTCATTGGCCGCGGGACATAAAACACATTTGCCGCAATTAGTCGAAGAACTCAAAAAACTCGGAAGAAGCGATATTCTCGTAGCCGTCGGCGGTGTCATCCCATCACAGGATTATGATTTTCTTTTTGAACATGGCGCCTGCGCGGTCTTTGGTCCGGGAACGGTTATTCCCAACGCGGCCAAAACAATTTTAGAAAAATTGACAACTCGGGAAAGTAGACGATAACAATATTATGACCGGCAATCCAAAAAAAGATAAAAGAAAATCAAAATCGGCCCTGAAAATTGTCAAGAGTACAACCAAATCCGTCTCGACAACCGACACTTCCAAAAAGAGAAAAGATTCGACAGAGAAAAAGGATAATAAAAATCTCTCAATTAAAAAGTTATTAAAAGGCGTCCTCGCCGATGATCGCGGGATTCTGGCCCGCGTAATAACCATCATCGAATCGGGTGCAAAAAAAGACCAAAAAAGAGCGCAGGAAATCCTCAAAGAGTTAACGCCTCATTCAGGCAGATCGATTCGAATTGGTATTACCGGAATGCCCGGAGCGGGAAAAAGCACTTTTATCGATGCCCTCGGAGTGAAACTCACCGCCCGGAATCATAAAGTCGCGGTTCTGGCTGTGGATCCCTCCAGTAGTCTCACAAAAGGCAGTATCCTCGGCGATAAAACTCGCATGGAGAACCTGTCTCGCGACGCTAACGCTTTTATCCGTCCCAGCCCAAGCGGCGGGACACTGGGAGGCGTGTCTCGAAAGACAAGAGAGTCAATTATTGTCTTTGAGGCCGCCGGATATGATGTCATCCTGGTCGAGACTATTGGCGTCGGCCAGAATGAAATTGCGGTTCGCTCAATGGTTGACTTTTTCCTGTTAATTCTCATTGCCGGAGCCGGCGACGAACTTCAGGGTATCAAACGGGGCATTATGGAAATCGCCGACGCTATAGTAATTAACAAAGCGGACGGTGATAACATCAAGCGAGCCGAAAATGCACGGGAAGAATTTGAACGCGCCCTGCATTATTTCCAACCGGTTACCGAAGGTTGGCAGCCAAAAGCGATAACCGTTTCGGCGCTGCATGATAAGGGTATTGATCCCATTTGGGATATTATTAAGTCTTTCGAAAAGTTAACCGAAGAAAACGGCACTTTCCGGAAAAGACGCCGCAATCAATTGAAAAACTGGCTCCATGACTTAATCTCAAATCAGTTGCAAAATCTTTTACTCACCGATACCAACGTCCGGAAGACGCTTCCAGAATTAGAAAAACTAGTCATTGAAGGTAAACTGCCTGCCGCAAAGGCCGCTGAAGATATTATCAAAAGATTCCTCAAATAGTCTCTCAAAATCTGTTTCCGTCAAAAAAACAATTT belongs to Candidatus Zixiibacteriota bacterium and includes:
- the scpA gene encoding methylmalonyl-CoA mutase translates to MSKIPNFQNIDFGHNKRSGSSKTPVDSRQGIPSWPTLEQIDIKPIYTKQDIEKLEHLESLPGFPPFVRGPYLTMYVTRPWTIRQYAGFSTAEDSNVFYRRNLAAGQKGLSVAFDLATHRGYDSDHPRVEGDVGMAGVAIDSILDMKILFDGIPLDKMSVSMTMNGAVLPVMAFYVVAAEEQGVKMDKLAGTIQNDILKEYMVRNTYIYPPQGSMKIVGDIIAFTSENMPKFNSVSISGYHMQEAGATADLEMAYTLADGLEYVRTGLAAGLTIDEFAPRLSFFWAIGKNYFMEVAKMRAARMLWAKLIKQFNPQNPKSMMLRTHCQTSGWSLTAQDPFNNIARTCIEAMAAALGHTQSLHTNALDEAIALPTDFSARIARNTQLYLQEETGICDVIDPWGGSYYVESLTDGLARKAWNHIQEVEELGGMTKAIESGLPKRRIEEAAARRQARIDSGEEIIIGVNKYQPEHETSVDILEVDNQIVRKQQIERLKELRANRDDIAVEQTLKALTACAESGQGNLLDLSIKAARVQCTLGEISSAIEKVWGRHKAKHNIISGVYKNEFKGNEAIDEVRKLSDEFAVREGRRPRILIAKMGQDGHDRGAKVIATALADLGFDVDIGPLFQTPKETALQAAENDVHIIGMSSLAAGHKTHLPQLVEELKKLGRSDILVAVGGVIPSQDYDFLFEHGACAVFGPGTVIPNAAKTILEKLTTRESRR
- the meaB gene encoding methylmalonyl Co-A mutase-associated GTPase MeaB, translating into MTGNPKKDKRKSKSALKIVKSTTKSVSTTDTSKKRKDSTEKKDNKNLSIKKLLKGVLADDRGILARVITIIESGAKKDQKRAQEILKELTPHSGRSIRIGITGMPGAGKSTFIDALGVKLTARNHKVAVLAVDPSSSLTKGSILGDKTRMENLSRDANAFIRPSPSGGTLGGVSRKTRESIIVFEAAGYDVILVETIGVGQNEIAVRSMVDFFLLILIAGAGDELQGIKRGIMEIADAIVINKADGDNIKRAENAREEFERALHYFQPVTEGWQPKAITVSALHDKGIDPIWDIIKSFEKLTEENGTFRKRRRNQLKNWLHDLISNQLQNLLLTDTNVRKTLPELEKLVIEGKLPAAKAAEDIIKRFLK